In a genomic window of Gemmatimonadales bacterium:
- a CDS encoding aldo/keto reductase, whose product MISRRKLLGVSAAAGATLALTPELLRALQRSQRQLIQRAIPSRGEMLPVIGLSRGNVPADHAALKEVFQTLVDHGGKLLDTVHGWDSADQVAGTIASELGIQDRIFWSTQLRPTPGTPGSNVDPAAVARAGVEASFARLRVPRIDLIQVSVLRPDLATSLAVLREMKKQGRVRYIGVTAAFPNQHTAVESVMRNEPIDFISVDYAIDNRAVEATILPLAQQRRIGVLAYFPFGGAASREGGTVAVVNRLLQRAGTRPLPAWAAEFDATSWAQFFLKYVVSHPAVTAVRVGTTKASHMVDNIGGGIGRLPNEAKRKRMAEFVDALPEAPAPQGPQGPATPAVVLQAAVLDRYVGEYRTAAGLVLTFRRDGDKLFVKVGANPELPLTAQSEQRFSAGPIAVEFTTPDGGTVTNLTLHQGNQRTPATRSR is encoded by the coding sequence ATGATCAGCCGTCGCAAGTTGCTTGGAGTCAGCGCCGCCGCTGGCGCAACGCTCGCGCTCACTCCGGAGCTGCTCCGCGCGCTCCAGCGGTCGCAGAGACAGCTCATTCAGCGGGCCATTCCATCCAGAGGCGAGATGCTCCCGGTCATCGGGCTCAGCCGGGGGAACGTCCCTGCGGATCACGCCGCGCTCAAGGAAGTCTTCCAGACGCTGGTCGACCACGGTGGCAAACTTCTCGACACGGTGCACGGCTGGGACTCGGCGGACCAGGTCGCCGGCACCATTGCCAGCGAGCTCGGGATTCAGGACAGGATCTTCTGGTCGACGCAACTGCGCCCCACGCCGGGGACGCCCGGATCAAACGTCGATCCCGCCGCCGTCGCGAGAGCGGGGGTCGAGGCATCCTTCGCGAGGCTCAGGGTGCCCAGGATCGACCTGATCCAGGTCAGCGTCCTGCGCCCCGACCTCGCGACGTCCCTCGCCGTTCTGAGGGAAATGAAGAAGCAGGGGCGCGTCCGGTACATCGGCGTGACGGCGGCGTTCCCGAACCAGCACACTGCGGTCGAGTCGGTCATGCGCAACGAGCCGATCGACTTCATCAGCGTCGACTACGCCATCGACAATCGGGCCGTCGAGGCAACGATCCTTCCACTTGCTCAGCAGCGGAGGATCGGTGTGCTGGCGTACTTTCCCTTCGGCGGTGCTGCATCACGCGAGGGCGGCACGGTTGCGGTTGTCAACAGGCTGCTTCAGCGCGCGGGAACCAGGCCCTTGCCGGCCTGGGCCGCCGAATTCGACGCCACCAGCTGGGCGCAGTTCTTTCTCAAGTACGTCGTCAGCCACCCGGCGGTGACCGCGGTCCGTGTGGGGACGACCAAGGCGTCGCACATGGTCGACAACATTGGCGGCGGGATCGGTCGCCTTCCGAACGAGGCGAAGCGAAAGCGTATGGCGGAGTTCGTGGACGCCCTGCCGGAGGCGCCCGCGCCGCAGGGACCCCAGGGGCCTGCCACACCTGCGGTCGTACTGCAGGCGGCCGTACTCGACCGCTACGTCGGTGAGTACCGGACAGCGGCCGGGCTCGTCCTGACCTTCCGGCGCGACGGGGACAAGCTCTTCGTGAAGGTGGGCGCCAATCCGGAGCTCCCCCTGACCGCTCAGTCGGAGCAGCGCTTCTCGGCGGGACCCATCGCCGTGGAGTTCACTACGCCTGACGGCGGTACAGTCACCAATCTCACCCTTCACCAGGGCAACCAGCGTACCCCGGCCACGCGGAGCCGCTGA